The Bradyrhizobium ottawaense genome window below encodes:
- the rnr gene encoding ribonuclease R, whose translation MKRKNDRGFPDRQAIVAFIKANQGNVGTREIAREFGLKNADRVELKRILRELADDGTIKKKRHKVSEPDALPPTLVADITGRDQDGELIASPTEWDEVESGEPPKIRIQMPRRPKPGTVAGVRDRVLLRVEPTSETEGPAYRGHIIKVFDKAKSRILGVFRSLPEGGGRLVPVDKKSADRELNIAAADTHGAQDGDLVSVDIVRTRSFGLASGRVKEKLGSVKSEKAISLIAIYAHDIPLQFSPAAMRDAEAAEPANLKGREDWRDVPLLTIDPPDAKDHDDAVHAQPDEDPNNKGGFIVNVAIADVSFYVRPGSALDRDALDRGNSVYFPDRVVPMLPERISNDLCSLVPGEPRGALAVRMVLGPDGRKRSHSFHRILMRSAAKLSYAQAQAAIDGRPDDTTGPLLDPILRPLYAAYACAKRARDERDPLNLDLPERKILLKSDGTVDRVVVPERLDAHKLIEEFMILANVAAAEMLEKKSLPLIYRVHDEPTLEKVHALAEFLETLDVPFAKSGALRPTTFNRVLAQLEGHDYYPLVSEVVLRAQAQAEYSSENYGHFGLNLRRYAHFTSPIRRYADLVVHRALVRALGLGEGALPDSETPESLGEVAAHISVTERRAMKAERETVDRLIAHHLADRIGASFQGRVSGVTRAGLFVKLAETGADGLIPIRSLGTEYFNYDESRHALVGTRSRTMYQLGDVVDVRLIEAAPIAGALRFELLSSSSETAPRERRPSGPQRRPSFKAQPGRSPDRKRKRAKPKSGKGKKGQGKNKGKNKGKGGGKKGKAW comes from the coding sequence GTGAAACGCAAGAATGACCGTGGCTTTCCCGACAGGCAAGCCATCGTCGCCTTCATCAAGGCAAATCAAGGAAACGTCGGCACCCGCGAAATTGCGCGCGAGTTCGGCCTGAAGAACGCCGATCGCGTCGAGCTCAAGCGCATATTGCGCGAGCTCGCCGACGACGGAACCATCAAGAAGAAGCGCCACAAGGTGTCCGAGCCGGACGCGCTGCCGCCGACGCTGGTCGCCGATATTACCGGCCGCGACCAGGACGGCGAATTGATCGCCTCCCCCACCGAATGGGACGAGGTCGAGAGTGGCGAGCCCCCCAAAATTCGCATCCAGATGCCGCGCCGGCCAAAGCCAGGCACCGTCGCCGGCGTCCGCGATCGCGTGCTGCTACGCGTCGAGCCGACGTCCGAGACCGAAGGCCCCGCCTATCGCGGCCACATCATCAAGGTCTTCGACAAGGCCAAGAGCCGCATCCTCGGCGTGTTTCGCAGCCTGCCCGAAGGCGGCGGACGGCTCGTGCCCGTCGACAAGAAGTCCGCGGACCGCGAGCTGAACATCGCCGCGGCCGACACACACGGCGCGCAGGACGGCGATCTCGTCAGCGTCGACATCGTCCGCACGCGCAGCTTTGGGCTGGCGTCCGGCCGGGTGAAAGAGAAGCTCGGCTCGGTCAAGTCGGAGAAGGCGATCAGCCTGATCGCGATCTACGCCCACGACATCCCGCTGCAATTCTCGCCCGCCGCGATGCGCGATGCGGAAGCGGCGGAGCCGGCCAATTTGAAGGGCCGCGAGGATTGGCGCGACGTGCCGCTTCTCACCATCGATCCGCCCGACGCCAAGGATCACGACGACGCGGTGCACGCGCAGCCCGATGAAGATCCCAACAACAAGGGCGGCTTCATCGTCAACGTCGCCATTGCCGATGTCAGCTTCTACGTCCGGCCGGGCAGCGCGCTCGACCGCGACGCGCTCGACCGCGGCAATTCCGTCTATTTCCCCGACCGCGTCGTGCCGATGCTGCCCGAGCGCATCTCGAACGATCTCTGCTCGCTGGTGCCGGGCGAGCCGCGTGGCGCGCTCGCGGTGCGCATGGTGCTCGGCCCCGACGGCCGCAAGCGCTCGCACAGCTTCCACCGCATCCTGATGCGCTCGGCGGCCAAGCTGAGCTACGCGCAGGCGCAGGCCGCGATCGACGGCCGGCCTGATGACACCACCGGCCCCCTGCTCGATCCGATATTGAGGCCGCTCTATGCCGCCTATGCCTGCGCCAAGCGCGCCCGCGACGAGCGCGATCCGCTCAATCTCGATCTGCCCGAGCGCAAGATCCTCCTGAAGAGCGACGGCACGGTCGACCGGGTCGTCGTGCCCGAGCGCCTCGACGCGCACAAGCTGATCGAGGAGTTCATGATCCTCGCCAACGTCGCAGCCGCCGAGATGCTGGAGAAGAAGTCGCTCCCGCTGATCTACCGCGTGCATGACGAGCCGACCCTGGAAAAGGTCCACGCACTCGCGGAATTTCTGGAGACGCTCGACGTTCCCTTCGCCAAATCAGGCGCTCTGCGTCCCACCACATTCAACCGCGTGCTGGCCCAGCTCGAAGGCCATGATTATTACCCGCTGGTGAGCGAGGTCGTGCTGCGCGCCCAGGCGCAGGCCGAATACTCTTCGGAGAATTACGGGCACTTCGGCCTGAATTTGCGCCGCTACGCGCATTTCACTTCGCCGATCCGCCGCTATGCCGACCTCGTCGTGCACCGCGCGCTGGTCCGAGCGCTCGGTCTCGGCGAAGGCGCCCTGCCCGACAGCGAGACGCCGGAAAGCCTCGGCGAGGTCGCAGCCCACATCTCGGTGACCGAGCGCCGCGCGATGAAGGCGGAGCGCGAGACCGTCGACCGGCTGATTGCCCATCACCTGGCTGATCGCATCGGCGCGAGTTTCCAGGGCCGGGTCTCCGGCGTCACCCGCGCCGGCCTGTTCGTCAAGCTCGCCGAGACCGGCGCCGACGGCCTGATCCCGATCCGATCCCTCGGCACGGAATATTTCAACTATGACGAGAGCCGACACGCCCTCGTCGGCACGCGCAGCCGCACCATGTATCAGCTGGGGGACGTGGTCGACGTCCGCCTGATCGAGGCAGCGCCGATCGCGGGCGCGCTGCGCTTCGAGCTGCTGTCGTCCTCCAGTGAGACCGCGCCGCGCGAACGCAGACCATCCGGTCCGCAGCGCCGCCCCTCGTTCAAGGCGCAGCCCGGACGCAGCCCGGATAGAAAACGCAAGCGGGCGAAGCCAAAATCCGGCAAGGGGAAGAAGGGCCAGGGAAAGAATAAAGGAAAGAACAAGGGCAAAGGCGGCGGTAAAAAGGGCAAAGCATGGTGA
- a CDS encoding NUDIX hydrolase — MTDIAQVAEKAKVHEEKEADHHPYFRPRDAATLILVDRSGAIPKVLVGKRHDKVVFMPGKFVFPGGRVDKADYRVPCAAPITAELEANLAKGSPKTPASRAKSLAIAAIREACEETGLCLGRTAEGKVSKLDGPWKPFADAGLLPDPSSLFLIARAITPPGRVKRFDTRFFTADASAIAHRVDGVIHADAELVELVWVELGSKPLADLHPMTRNVLNELHTRLATGPLRHDAPVPFFHFYGGKMQKDILG, encoded by the coding sequence ATGACGGATATTGCGCAAGTCGCGGAGAAGGCCAAGGTCCACGAGGAGAAGGAAGCCGATCATCATCCCTATTTCCGTCCGAGGGATGCGGCAACGCTGATCCTGGTCGACCGCAGCGGCGCCATTCCGAAAGTGCTGGTCGGCAAGCGCCACGACAAGGTGGTGTTCATGCCCGGCAAGTTCGTCTTCCCCGGCGGACGCGTCGACAAGGCCGACTATCGCGTGCCCTGTGCTGCGCCCATCACCGCCGAACTGGAGGCCAATCTCGCCAAGGGCAGCCCAAAGACGCCGGCCTCGCGCGCGAAGTCGCTCGCCATTGCCGCGATCCGCGAGGCCTGCGAAGAAACCGGCCTCTGCCTCGGGCGGACGGCCGAGGGCAAAGTGTCAAAACTCGACGGCCCCTGGAAGCCGTTTGCCGATGCGGGCCTGCTGCCCGATCCCTCCAGCCTGTTCCTGATCGCGCGCGCGATCACCCCGCCCGGCCGCGTCAAGCGGTTCGACACGCGCTTCTTCACCGCGGACGCCTCCGCGATCGCCCACCGCGTCGACGGCGTGATCCATGCCGATGCCGAACTGGTCGAGCTGGTCTGGGTCGAGCTCGGCTCCAAGCCGCTGGCCGATTTGCATCCGATGACGCGCAACGTGCTCAACGAGCTCCACACCCGCCTTGCCACCGGCCCGCTGCGCCACGATGCGCCGGTGCCGTTCTTCCATTTCTACGGCGGCAAGATGCAGAAGGATATTTTGGGCTAA
- a CDS encoding FMN-dependent NADH-azoreductase, giving the protein MKLLHLDSSVLGPHSVSRQVSTAIVDRLRQATPSLDITYRDLTQTPLAHLSGSHLAAAQGAPAPAELGPDLAASAAALDEFLAADIVVIGAPMYNFTIPSQLKAWIDRILVVGKTFKYGAAGPEGLAGGKRVIVAISRGGYYGVETPYAAGEHLETHLRWVFGFIGITNVEFIPADGIQVGPDHREKALAGALQAATSLRAA; this is encoded by the coding sequence ATGAAACTCCTCCATCTCGACTCCAGCGTGCTCGGCCCCCACTCCGTGTCCAGGCAGGTCTCCACCGCCATCGTCGACCGGCTCCGGCAGGCGACGCCCTCACTGGACATCACTTATCGCGACCTGACCCAGACCCCGCTGGCCCACCTCTCCGGCTCGCACCTTGCCGCCGCGCAAGGCGCGCCCGCACCGGCGGAACTCGGACCCGACCTTGCCGCAAGCGCAGCCGCGCTGGACGAGTTCCTGGCCGCCGACATCGTCGTAATCGGCGCGCCCATGTACAACTTCACGATTCCGAGCCAGCTCAAGGCCTGGATCGATCGCATCCTGGTGGTGGGGAAGACTTTCAAATACGGCGCAGCCGGGCCCGAGGGGCTCGCCGGCGGCAAGCGCGTGATCGTGGCGATCTCACGCGGCGGCTATTACGGCGTCGAAACGCCCTACGCAGCCGGCGAGCATCTCGAAACCCATCTGCGCTGGGTGTTCGGGTTCATCGGTATCACGAACGTCGAGTTCATCCCCGCCGACGGCATCCAGGTCGGACCGGATCACCGCGAGAAGGCGCTGGCGGGTGCGCTCCAGGCGGCAACAAGTCTTCGCGCGGCCTGA
- a CDS encoding flavodoxin family protein, with the protein MPLLAIVYFSISGTTESLAHAVARGADGIAHVALCRITGDDIVSGRFQNESLLETIDRASAVAFGSPTYMGGAAAQFKAFADASSDRWTQQRWANKFAAGFTAGALAGGDQLHTLTYFSILAAQHGMLWCGLDIPGGEDPSGRNRLGSQLGLATHLVGGLLPQSDVSTAEYLGQRLTATASRNG; encoded by the coding sequence ATGCCCCTGCTCGCCATCGTCTATTTTTCCATCTCCGGCACCACCGAGTCGCTGGCGCATGCAGTGGCGCGCGGAGCGGATGGCATTGCGCACGTCGCGCTGTGTCGCATCACGGGCGACGATATCGTGTCGGGCCGCTTCCAGAATGAGAGCTTATTGGAAACGATCGACCGCGCCAGCGCCGTCGCATTTGGCAGCCCGACCTACATGGGCGGAGCAGCGGCGCAATTCAAAGCCTTCGCAGACGCCTCAAGCGACCGGTGGACCCAGCAGCGATGGGCCAACAAGTTCGCAGCCGGATTCACCGCGGGCGCTCTCGCGGGGGGCGATCAACTCCACACCTTGACCTACTTCTCCATTCTGGCTGCGCAGCACGGCATGCTCTGGTGCGGGCTGGATATTCCGGGCGGGGAGGATCCGAGCGGCCGGAATCGGTTGGGCAGCCAACTTGGCTTGGCTACCCACTTGGTTGGCGGCTTGTTACCTCAAAGCGACGTCAGCACGGCCGAATATCTCGGCCAGCGATTGACGGCAACGGCCAGCCGCAACGGCTAA
- a CDS encoding amidohydrolase, producing the protein MMRFVRPLLASVALYSLLSPSAHAELDVARLKQTIETAFESEYPKLDALYKDIHAHPEIAFQEEKTAAKLAGEMRAIGFEVTEHVGKTGLVAIYRNGDGPTIMVRTELDALPMEEKTGLPYASRDKQIWQGRETFVAHSCGHDIHMASWVGTAKTLVGIKDQWHGTLMFIAQPAEEEVAGARAMIADGLFTRFPKPDAGFALHDGSGAYGSVTYRVGVGSSNVDGLFIRFVGRGGHGAIPQATIDPVMMASRFVVDVQSVISREKDPTEFGLVTIGAIHAGTAGNVIPDEARVIGTIRSFKPQVRARMLAGIERTAKAVAAMADAPAPEIHLDEGTKAVVNDAAVVGQAERVLKAAFGDKLNVSPANTTSEDYSEYVNAGVPSMFFNIGVYEPDRVAAARNGSGPPLPGNHSPQFAPVPKPTIQTGVTAMTLAVLSAFDQRARGQ; encoded by the coding sequence ATGATGCGCTTCGTAAGGCCTCTGCTCGCTTCCGTGGCGTTGTACAGCCTGCTCTCGCCGTCCGCCCATGCGGAGCTCGACGTCGCCAGGTTGAAGCAAACCATCGAGACCGCCTTCGAGAGCGAATATCCGAAGCTCGACGCGCTCTATAAGGACATCCACGCCCATCCCGAGATTGCCTTCCAGGAGGAGAAGACTGCGGCGAAACTCGCCGGCGAGATGCGTGCGATTGGTTTTGAAGTCACCGAGCACGTCGGCAAGACGGGCCTTGTTGCCATCTACAGGAACGGTGACGGTCCCACCATCATGGTTCGCACCGAGCTTGATGCGCTACCCATGGAGGAGAAGACCGGCCTGCCCTATGCCAGCCGCGACAAGCAGATCTGGCAGGGCCGCGAGACATTCGTCGCCCATAGCTGCGGCCATGACATCCACATGGCGAGCTGGGTCGGCACGGCGAAGACCCTGGTCGGCATCAAGGACCAGTGGCACGGTACGCTGATGTTCATCGCGCAGCCCGCCGAGGAAGAGGTCGCGGGCGCAAGGGCGATGATCGCCGATGGCCTGTTCACCCGCTTTCCGAAGCCCGATGCGGGATTTGCCCTGCACGACGGCAGTGGGGCCTACGGCTCCGTGACCTACAGGGTCGGGGTCGGATCGTCGAATGTCGACGGTCTCTTCATCAGATTCGTCGGCCGCGGCGGTCATGGCGCGATACCGCAGGCGACCATCGATCCCGTGATGATGGCATCGCGCTTTGTCGTCGATGTCCAGAGCGTGATCAGCCGCGAGAAGGACCCGACCGAATTCGGCCTTGTCACCATCGGCGCGATCCACGCCGGCACCGCCGGCAACGTCATCCCCGACGAGGCCAGGGTGATCGGCACGATCCGCAGCTTCAAGCCGCAGGTGCGCGCGAGGATGCTGGCCGGGATCGAGCGAACGGCGAAAGCGGTGGCGGCGATGGCGGATGCGCCTGCGCCCGAAATCCACCTCGACGAAGGCACCAAGGCGGTAGTGAACGATGCCGCGGTGGTCGGCCAGGCCGAGCGGGTGCTGAAAGCGGCCTTCGGCGACAAGCTCAACGTCAGCCCTGCGAACACGACCAGCGAAGACTATTCGGAATATGTCAACGCCGGCGTGCCGTCGATGTTCTTCAACATCGGCGTTTATGAGCCCGACCGCGTCGCCGCCGCGCGCAACGGCAGTGGCCCGCCGCTTCCCGGCAATCACTCGCCGCAATTCGCCCCGGTGCCGAAACCGACCATCCAGACCGGCGTCACCGCGATGACGCTCGCCGTGCTGAGCGCCTTCGATCAAAGGGCCCGGGGGCAGTAG
- a CDS encoding SDR family oxidoreductase, with the protein MRLKNKTALITGGNSGIGLATAKLFVAEGAKVVITGRNKQTLEAAAKELGPNALALAADATDIAATEAAIKQGAEKFGKFDIVFANAGIAGGTPLGSATLEVFEKVISTNLTSVFFTVQAALPYLSDNASIILNGSVISVLGIPGYSAYGAAKAGVRAMARIMASELSPRGIRVNVVAPGATRTPIWGPATATPEAEKAFEKRIALSTPLGRIGETDHVAKTVLFLASDDSAHVQGQEIFVDGGAVASPSGAPIYRG; encoded by the coding sequence GTGAGACTGAAGAACAAGACGGCCCTGATCACCGGCGGCAACAGCGGCATCGGGCTGGCAACGGCCAAGCTGTTCGTGGCCGAAGGCGCCAAGGTGGTGATCACCGGACGCAACAAACAGACTCTGGAGGCGGCGGCCAAGGAGCTCGGGCCGAACGCGCTCGCGCTCGCTGCCGACGCCACCGACATCGCGGCGACGGAAGCTGCGATCAAGCAGGGCGCCGAAAAGTTCGGCAAGTTCGACATCGTGTTCGCCAACGCCGGCATCGCCGGCGGCACGCCGCTCGGCTCTGCCACGCTCGAGGTCTTCGAGAAGGTCATCAGCACGAACCTGACAAGTGTATTCTTCACGGTGCAGGCGGCACTGCCTTATCTCAGCGACAATGCCTCGATCATCCTCAACGGCTCGGTGATCTCCGTGCTCGGCATTCCCGGCTACTCGGCCTATGGCGCGGCGAAAGCCGGCGTGCGCGCGATGGCGCGGATCATGGCCTCGGAGCTGTCGCCGCGCGGCATCCGCGTCAACGTGGTCGCGCCCGGCGCGACCCGCACGCCGATCTGGGGACCTGCAACGGCAACACCGGAAGCCGAGAAGGCGTTCGAGAAGCGGATCGCGCTGTCGACGCCTCTGGGGCGCATCGGCGAAACCGATCACGTTGCGAAGACGGTGCTATTCCTTGCCTCCGATGATTCCGCGCATGTGCAGGGCCAGGAGATCTTCGTCGACGGCGGCGCGGTGGCCTCGCCGAGCGGCGCGCCGATCTATCGCGGTTGA
- a CDS encoding DUF983 domain-containing protein: protein MVTMSTAPKTWTREAGLVEKRDLWAAMKRGFRGRCPRCGEGKLFRAFLKTADDCAKCGLDFTPHRADDLPAYLVIVIVGHIVVPTILWIETNYTTPVWLSFAAYLPFTFVASLALLQPVKGAVVGLQWALRMHGFDENPPDGIPPV from the coding sequence ATGGTGACGATGAGCACGGCCCCAAAAACCTGGACGCGCGAGGCGGGTCTCGTCGAGAAGCGCGATCTCTGGGCGGCGATGAAGCGCGGCTTTCGCGGCCGCTGCCCGCGCTGTGGCGAGGGCAAACTGTTCCGCGCCTTCCTGAAGACCGCAGACGATTGCGCCAAATGCGGCCTCGATTTCACGCCGCACCGCGCCGACGATCTGCCCGCCTATCTCGTGATCGTCATCGTCGGTCACATCGTGGTGCCCACGATCCTCTGGATCGAGACCAATTACACGACGCCGGTCTGGCTCAGCTTCGCGGCCTATCTGCCCTTCACCTTCGTCGCCTCGCTCGCGCTGCTGCAGCCGGTGAAGGGAGCTGTGGTCGGCCTGCAATGGGCTCTGCGCATGCACGGGTTTGACGAGAACCCTCCGGATGGTATTCCGCCGGTGTAA
- a CDS encoding winged helix-turn-helix transcriptional regulator, protein MGTSLKLENTGFPATPRPDPMPHPDHADCRGVASVLSRVGDKWSVFVIMMLSDGPKRFNELKRMINGISQRMLTLTLRGLERDGLVTRTIFPTIPPRVDYELTDLGRGLQQPVKALGQWAIDHLMQIEAARTQFDQRNDG, encoded by the coding sequence ATGGGCACATCTTTGAAACTTGAGAACACTGGTTTTCCTGCGACGCCGAGGCCCGATCCAATGCCGCATCCCGACCATGCGGACTGCCGTGGGGTCGCCTCCGTGCTGTCTCGCGTCGGTGACAAATGGAGCGTGTTCGTCATCATGATGCTGAGCGACGGGCCTAAGCGCTTCAACGAGCTGAAGCGCATGATCAACGGCATCTCGCAGCGCATGCTGACCTTGACGCTGCGCGGGCTGGAGCGCGACGGCCTCGTCACGCGCACGATCTTTCCGACCATTCCGCCACGCGTCGATTACGAGCTGACCGATCTCGGCCGCGGGCTGCAACAGCCGGTGAAAGCGCTCGGGCAGTGGGCGATCGACCATCTGATGCAGATCGAGGCGGCGCGCACGCAGTTCGACCAGCGCAACGACGGCTAA
- a CDS encoding winged helix-turn-helix transcriptional regulator codes for MVKRTSFEGDACPIARSLDALGDWWSLLIIREALFGLRRFGEFQSKLGMAKNILSVRLRSLVDHGILATAPASDGSAYQEYVLTPKGRGTFPILVALRQWSEEFDDHPKEIATVLVDRAKHRPVKKLEMRAEDGRLLTPADTMLKPRPPRRRSA; via the coding sequence ATGGTGAAACGAACCAGCTTCGAGGGCGATGCCTGCCCGATCGCGAGGTCGCTGGACGCGCTTGGCGATTGGTGGTCGCTGCTGATCATCCGCGAGGCGCTGTTTGGCCTGCGCCGCTTCGGCGAATTCCAGAGCAAGCTTGGCATGGCCAAGAACATCTTGTCGGTCCGGCTGCGCTCGCTGGTCGACCACGGCATCCTGGCAACCGCCCCCGCCTCCGACGGCAGCGCCTATCAGGAATATGTGCTGACCCCGAAGGGCCGCGGCACCTTCCCGATCCTGGTGGCGCTCAGACAATGGAGCGAGGAGTTCGACGATCACCCTAAGGAGATCGCGACCGTGTTGGTGGATCGCGCCAAGCACCGCCCGGTGAAGAAGCTCGAAATGCGTGCGGAGGACGGACGGCTGCTTACGCCCGCCGACACCATGTTGAAGCCGCGGCCGCCGCGGCGGCGGTCGGCGTGA
- the topA gene encoding type I DNA topoisomerase yields MNIVIVESPAKAKTINKYLGSSYEVLASFGHVRDLPAKNGSVDPDANFKMIWEVDPKAAGRLNDIAKSLKNADRLILATDPDREGEAISWHVLEVLKEKRALKDQKIERVVFNAITKQAVSDAMKHPRQIDGALVDAYMARRALDYLVGFTLSPVLWRKLPGARSAGRVQSVALRLVCDRELEIEKFVAREYWSLIATLLTPRGDAFEARLVGADGKKIQRLDIGTGAEAEDFKKALETAAYAVTSVDAKPARRNPQAPFTTSTLQQEASRKYGFAPAHTMRIAQRLYEGIDIGGETTGLITYMRTDGVQIAPEAITQARKVIGEDYGNAYVPDAPRQYQAKAKNAQEAHEAIRPTDMSRRPDSMSRKLDADQARLYELIWKRTIASQMESAELERTTVDITAKAGSRTLELRATGQVVKFDGFLALYQEGRDDEEDEDSRRLPAMSPNDALKRQSLSVTQHFTEPPPRFSEASLVKRMEELGIGRPSTYASILQVLKDRGYVKLEKKRLHGEDKGRVVIAFLESFFSRYVEYDFTAGLEEQLDRISNNEISWQQVLKDFWTGFIGAVDDIKDLRVAQVLDVLDEMLGPHIYPPRADGGDVRQCPNCGTGRLNLKAGKFGAFVGCSNYPECRYTRQLAADGEASADRSLGQDPDTGFDVWVKAGRFGPYIQLGEQKDYAEGEKPKRAGIPKGTSPGDVELELALKLLSLPREIGKHPETGQPITAGLGRFGPFVKHEKTYASLEAGDEVFDIGLNRAVTLIAEKVAKGPSRRFGADPGKAIGDHPSLGTVTVKSGRYGAYVTAGGVNATIPAEFEKDTVTLAQAIALIDERAAKGGGKKPKKAAKPAKAKKTAEKAADGDDATPKKKPAAKKAAKSKTESTSKARAAVSSTAKTSPTKAAVPKAPAKKSAGKT; encoded by the coding sequence ATGAATATCGTCATTGTGGAGTCGCCGGCGAAAGCCAAGACGATCAACAAATATTTGGGCTCGTCCTATGAGGTTCTGGCCTCGTTCGGCCATGTCCGTGACCTGCCCGCGAAGAACGGCTCCGTCGATCCCGACGCCAATTTCAAGATGATCTGGGAGGTCGACCCCAAGGCGGCCGGCCGGCTCAACGACATCGCCAAGTCCCTGAAGAACGCCGACCGCCTGATTCTCGCCACCGACCCTGATCGCGAGGGCGAGGCCATCTCCTGGCACGTGCTGGAGGTGCTGAAGGAAAAGCGCGCGCTGAAGGACCAGAAGATCGAGCGGGTGGTGTTCAACGCCATCACCAAGCAGGCGGTCTCGGACGCGATGAAGCATCCGCGCCAGATCGACGGCGCGCTGGTCGACGCCTATATGGCGCGCCGCGCGCTGGACTATCTGGTCGGCTTCACCCTCTCCCCGGTGCTGTGGCGCAAGCTGCCGGGCGCCCGCTCCGCCGGCCGCGTGCAGTCGGTGGCGCTGCGCCTCGTGTGCGACCGCGAGCTCGAGATCGAGAAATTCGTCGCGCGTGAATATTGGTCGCTGATCGCGACCCTGCTTACCCCGCGCGGCGACGCGTTCGAGGCCCGTCTCGTGGGCGCGGACGGCAAGAAGATCCAGCGCCTCGACATCGGAACCGGCGCGGAAGCCGAAGACTTCAAGAAGGCGCTGGAGACGGCCGCCTACGCCGTGACCTCGGTAGACGCGAAGCCCGCCCGGCGCAATCCGCAGGCGCCCTTCACCACCTCGACGCTGCAGCAGGAAGCCAGCCGCAAATACGGCTTTGCGCCGGCGCACACGATGCGCATCGCCCAGCGCCTCTATGAAGGCATCGACATCGGCGGCGAGACCACCGGACTCATTACTTATATGCGTACCGACGGCGTGCAGATCGCCCCCGAGGCGATCACCCAGGCGCGCAAAGTGATCGGCGAGGATTACGGCAACGCCTATGTGCCGGACGCTCCGCGCCAGTACCAGGCCAAGGCCAAGAACGCCCAGGAAGCGCACGAAGCGATCCGTCCGACCGACATGTCCCGCCGCCCCGACAGCATGAGCCGCAAGCTCGACGCCGACCAGGCGCGGCTTTACGAGCTGATCTGGAAGCGCACCATCGCAAGCCAGATGGAATCGGCCGAGCTCGAGCGCACCACCGTCGACATCACGGCGAAGGCAGGCTCTCGCACGCTGGAGCTGCGCGCCACCGGCCAGGTGGTCAAGTTCGACGGCTTCCTCGCGCTCTACCAGGAAGGCCGCGACGACGAGGAGGACGAGGACTCCCGCCGCCTGCCCGCGATGAGCCCGAACGACGCGCTCAAGCGGCAGAGCCTGTCCGTCACCCAGCATTTTACCGAGCCGCCGCCGCGCTTCTCCGAGGCCTCGCTGGTCAAGCGCATGGAAGAGCTCGGCATCGGCCGGCCCTCGACCTATGCCTCGATCCTGCAGGTCCTGAAGGACCGCGGCTACGTCAAGCTGGAGAAGAAGCGCCTGCACGGCGAGGACAAGGGCCGCGTCGTGATCGCGTTCCTGGAAAGCTTCTTCAGCCGCTACGTCGAATACGATTTTACGGCGGGTCTCGAGGAGCAGCTCGACCGCATCTCCAACAACGAGATCTCCTGGCAGCAGGTGCTGAAGGATTTCTGGACCGGTTTCATCGGCGCCGTCGACGACATCAAGGATCTGCGCGTCGCGCAGGTGCTCGACGTGCTCGACGAGATGCTCGGGCCGCACATCTATCCGCCCCGTGCCGACGGCGGCGACGTCAGGCAGTGCCCGAACTGCGGCACCGGCCGGCTCAACCTGAAGGCCGGCAAGTTCGGCGCCTTCGTCGGCTGCTCAAATTATCCGGAGTGCCGATACACCCGCCAGCTCGCCGCCGATGGCGAGGCCAGCGCCGACCGTTCGCTCGGCCAGGATCCCGACACCGGCTTCGATGTCTGGGTCAAGGCCGGCCGGTTTGGTCCCTATATCCAGCTCGGCGAGCAGAAGGATTATGCGGAAGGCGAGAAGCCGAAGCGCGCCGGCATTCCGAAGGGCACGTCGCCCGGCGATGTCGAGCTCGAGCTTGCGCTGAAGCTGCTTTCGCTGCCGCGCGAGATCGGAAAACATCCGGAAACCGGCCAGCCGATCACCGCAGGCCTCGGCCGCTTCGGGCCGTTCGTCAAGCATGAGAAGACCTATGCCAGCCTGGAGGCCGGCGACGAAGTGTTCGACATCGGCCTCAACCGGGCGGTGACGCTGATCGCGGAAAAGGTCGCCAAAGGCCCGAGCCGCCGCTTCGGCGCCGATCCCGGCAAGGCGATCGGCGATCATCCCTCGCTCGGCACCGTCACCGTGAAGAGCGGCCGCTACGGCGCCTATGTCACCGCCGGCGGTGTCAACGCGACGATCCCCGCCGAGTTCGAAAAGGACACCGTCACGCTGGCACAGGCGATCGCGCTGATCGACGAGCGGGCTGCCAAGGGCGGCGGCAAGAAGCCGAAGAAGGCAGCGAAGCCGGCCAAGGCCAAGAAGACTGCAGAGAAGGCTGCGGACGGCGATGACGCCACGCCGAAGAAGAAACCGGCCGCGAAGAAGGCGGCCAAATCGAAAACTGAATCCACCAGCAAGGCGCGCGCAGCCGTGTCGTCGACCGCAAAAACGTCGCCGACCAAGGCAGCCGTCCCCAAGGCCCCGGCCAAGAAGAGTGCCGGCAAGACTTGA